GTTCGTGGCGCATCGCGCCAGTCGAGACCCAGTAGCGCTGGAGCAGCGAGGCGCTCTCGGCGGCGAAGCCGGTCTCCTCCTCGAGTTCGCGAAGCCCCGCCTCGGTGTAGGACTCGCCCTCCTCGACGATCCCCGCCGGGAGCTCCATCTGGGTTTGGCGGATCACCGGCCGGTACTGCTCGACGAAGACGACGCGCTCGCCCGCCCGGCCCGACCCTCGCTCCCGGTCCGTTCCGACCCGGTCGCCCTCGTCGGCGACCGCCGGCCCCTCGGCGACCGCGACGACCACCACCGCCGGTGGCAAGTCGGCCCAGTAGTACCGCTTCTCGGTGCCGTTGGGCTGCTCGACCAGGTCGTAGCCCCCGTCGTACCAGCCGGTCTCGTACTCGACGGCCGACTCGACCACCGGCCACTCGCCCTCGCCGACGGTGCGTTCGGGTCGGTCACCGCGCCCTCGCTCTCCGCCGTCTGACTCCTCAGGCATCGTCTACCCGTGTGAGTTCGACGCGGTAAGTCGTTCCGTCCGACTCGACGGCGATCCGGCCCTCGTCGTCGACCGCGTCGGGGACCTGCCCGGCGAGCGCGCTCATCTCGTCGAACGGGGTGTGTGTGAACCACTCCTTCACCCCGAACCGGTCGTCCTCGTACTCCTCGGAGACGCCCTCCGAGAGCGCCGTCGTCACGTAGGGGTACTGCTGGCTCGACAGCGCGTCGCCGTCGGCGGCGTCCGGGTCGTCCGCTATCTCCTCGGCGGTGATGACGTAGACGTCGCCGCCGCCGAGGAACTGCGGGAGCGCCCCCAGCGCGAGCAATGCGACGAGCGTGAGAGCGATCAGACCCAGGGCGAGCTTCGTTGCGCGTCTCACACGATCGGTTGGGACCGGCCGGGAAAGTCGGTTGCGGTCGGTCCGGACGAGTGGCTCTCCGCGCTACGATCCAACTGCGGGGTGGACGATCGATCTGATCCGATACCTCGCTCATTCGCTGGCCCGTCCCCCTTCGACCTCCTGGTTCATCCCCCCGTGATTCCACGCGAACAGCTCCGCGTCGTCTTGCATCCGGTAGGGAGCTATTCCAACACCGCCCTCCTGATACGGATCGCTGTCCGTCCGTACCGGCGGACCGGTAACCCGCCGCTCGGCCTCATACGGTCTGCTGTACCGACGATCAGCGGGTTCGGGCAGTTGGCCGCGGGAACGGAATTCGTCCGTCAATCGAGCGTCGGACGGTCTCATCGGTCCAGAACGCGTGGAACGCACATTCGTGCGTTCACGCCACTGGTGGAAGCCGTCTGGTGAACTCGACAGTGCGTGCATCGTCCATACCCCTCCAACGGTCAGTACAGGGGAGCTACTTACACAGACTGCTGTCAGTCAGTACCGGCCCAAGGGCGACCGTCCTGCGGTTGCGCCGGCAAATCGTTACAGCAGACCGTATTAGCCTTCGCTCGCCTCTAGATACTCTTCACGTGAAATCGTATATCCGTGAACATCGGCAACGGTGTCCGGGAGTGATGGCCAGTTGCGTCGCAAGCCCTCGTACTGGCCGCCGTACCGTTCGACGTACTCGGTGATAGCCCGTCGAGACTTCTCGTTCCCGTCGATATGAGCGGCGACGACGAGTTCGAGACCGTGTCGGTCGAACGCGAGGGGAGGATCGCATCGGCCCGTTCACCGGAATATCCACGACCCCAAAATCGCTTGTCGAGGAGAATCCCAAGGTTTGCGGATCGCTTTTGCCAATCCGGGTACAGTCCCGTCGTGCCTGCGACGACGCCTGCTCCGTCCTCCCCGTCCTTCGGTCGGACCACGTATTTCGCACCCTCGACGTCGTCTCACAGCCGTTCAGCCTCGTCTACGTAGTCGTACGTCTCTTTCACCGTCTCGTGGGGCGACGAATCCCAGTACTCGAACATCTCCTCCGTATCGTCTCCGTTGGAGTAGAGTTCGTGAAGCGCGAATACATCGACGGAGTCATGCGAAATGCGTTCGAGGTCAAGTCGGTCCGTCTCGATGTGTTCAGGGAACATAGTGTATCATCAACGGTTGTCGACCACTCGTATCGGTCCACCAGCGTCCTTCCATGCCGAGGCCTCACCGGCGAGGTGTCCGACGCGGTCGAATCCCAGTTCCTGCGCCCGCTGTGCAGCCAGCGCCGAGCGTGCACCACCCGCACAGTAGAAGATGATCTCGGCTGCATCGTCGAGTTCACGCACGTACCGCGTGTTGTCGGGATCCAGATGAGCCTCCAGGTGTCCCCTCGACGCGTGGATGGCTCCGGAAATCATCCCTTCGGACAGTTCGACAGCGCCACGGACGTCCACGAAGAGGACCTGCGTTTCGTCGCCCAGATCAATTGCTTCCGCTGGCGTATACACCCTGACGGTGGCTTCAGCCACTCTGACCAGCTCGTCGTATCCAGTCGATATACTGTCCCTGTGACGCACCCGTTGTGCTTCCGTCGGTACCTTCGTTGTATCCCGGACTGATGGTTGCGCCGCTGATCCCTCTGCTAGCTGTAGTCCCTCCTCCGACGATCCGCCCGTCGTCGATTCGTCAGCATCACTCATCGTCAGCCCCTCCATCAGTCCGCGCCGATTCGGACGGCGTGGCGCCGTGATTGCGGCTGAACACGTTCGTCGGGTCGTACTGGCCCTTCACCTCGACTATCCGGTCGTCCGTCTCGTCACGCGCGGGAGTCCGTTGGGTTTCTCCGCCCTCGCCCTCGCCCAGTCCAGGGAAGTTTCGGTAACTCTCACCCGGGGAGTGGACCTGCATGTCCCGCTGGAAGGACCGCGCCCACTCGAGGACCGCGTCGTCTTCCGCGGGGTCGTCCCATTTCCCGTCGATAGCGAGGAGATACGGGTGCTCCCGGCCGCTGAACGCCGTGGCGTGCTCCGGGACGTCAGCGATCGCCCCACCGAGGTTCCACACGTAGTAGAGCACCCGGGGGTCCGGCCGCGTCTCGGCCCGATCGAGGAGATCGGCGATGACCTCGTCGTCCAGCGAATCGAGGTAGACCGACCCCTGGTAGTACCGGTGCTCCTGAGCCGGGAAGAACGGGTCGAACCCCTGCTGGAGGTCGAGGTACCGGGTCCGGCCACTGAAGTCGAACAACGGCGAGCCGAACTCCCGAAGTGGCCGGAGGAGGTCCTCACCCTCCTCGGGGTCGCCAGAGTGGACGGCGGTGATGATAGCGACGGGGTCATCGTGATGCTCCTCCGGAAAGTGGGGGTCTTCCGGTACGCCCCAGATGATCGCCTCCCCACTGACCGTTCGCGGCGCGGTCTCGGCGAAGTCGCGCCAGGTCTCGAAGGCCGCCGTCGCGTCCTCGATGGAGTGCCACGTCTCCACCGTGGCCACCTCGGTCCCGATCCGATGCGCCTCGAACTCGAAGGCGGTCACGATGCCGAAGGCACCGCCACCCCCGCGGACCGCCCAGAAGAGGTCCGCGTGCTCGTCCTCGCTGGCAGTCAGGAAGCGGCCGTCGGCAGTGACCAGATCGACCGAGACGAGGTTGTCGCAGGTCAGGCCGTACGCTCGTCGGAGGTGACCGTACCCGCCGCCGAGTGTGAGGCCCGCGACACCAGTGTGGGAAACGACCCCACCCGGAACGGCGAGTCCGAACGCCTGCGTCGCATGATCGACGTCCCGCCACGTGGCACCGCCGCCGACGCGTACGCGTCGGGCGTCGGGATCAACGTTCACCCAGTTCATCGGAGAGAGATTGATGACGATCCCGTCGTCACAGGTTCCGAGGCCTGCGGCGTTGTGCCCGCCGCCGCGGACGGCAACGAGCAGGTCCCGCTCGCGGGCGAACTCGACCGCATCGATCACGTCAGCGACGTCCTGGCATCGAGCGATCACGGAAGGATGTTTGTCGATCATGCCGTTCCAGACGGCGCGAGCGTCGTCGTAGTCGGAATCCCCAGGCCGAATCAGATCGCCGAGAAAGTCCGCGTCGAACTCGTCGAATTGGTCACCGTTTTCTGCTTCAGATCCCATACGACACGATCCGACCGCGAAATCGTTATAGATTCCTACTGAAATATTCCGCCGCGCGGAATCTTTCACGGGGTGAAACACCGACGGGTTGGACCACAGTGATGCGGCCGCTCAAAACGATGGCAGGGAATCGCGTTCGTAGACGTCTCCGAGCGGCCGGGCTTCGGCACGAAACCGTTCGTAGCACGACTCCGCCCACGTCCACACGTCGGGACTCGTCGTCTCGACGAGCGCCTGCAATCTTCCCAGTTCGTGATCGTAACAACAGATGGTCACGCGGTCGTCGAACAGACAGAGTTCGTACCGATCGTCGATTGGAAGGTCCTCGTGTAGCAAGACGGTGTAGCTCTCGCTGTCGGCTGCGTTCATGATCGTCTCTGTGTCTCCCCACGACAGGAGTTCCTCGAACACTTCGGGCGGATAGATATACTCACACTGGAACTCGTCCCCCTGGTCGAGGAACCGACCGAACGAGGTCTCCAACGTCCGCAGCCCCAACATCGCCACACCGACCCCACGCCACGTCGCAGTCTCCGTGATCAGTTCGATACGGCGTTCGATCAGCCGATCCGGATACCCGGGACTGGGATATGTGACCTCTACATCCGTAAATAACTCGACGCTGAAACCGTCGAATTCGTGTGGTAACCACTGCCAGACGTCACGAAGTCGGTGCTCGACGGTCATCGCGTCCACGAACTCCGCGAGTCGTTCGGCGACGAACTCGCCCAGGCCGGTCAGCTGGTACGTCCCGCCCTCCCGTTCGACCCAGTTGCGCTCCTCGAAGTCGGTGAGGATCCGGCTCATGGTTGGCGACGAAGCCCCCGTCGCGGATCGCAACCCGTCACGGTCGCTCGGGCCCGTGGTCAGTGCGTCGAGCACGGCTACGCGGTGGTCCGACGTGACGAGAAATTCGATGTCGTCGGGTGTCGGGTCCATAGTCGTGGTATGTAATGCCACACATTAATCGTCTCGGTGGGTGCCCGACGACCAGTCGCCCCCGGGCAAAACGATACATATCGCATTCGCATCCGTCGTGAGCGACGCTTCCACGAGTGAACGTATCCAAAGAAGAGGAGTTCGACGGGGGCAGATAAAACGAGCTAGCAACCTGACCTACTCGATGATATCTACGGAACGAAATCGTTCGATCTGCGATCGATGAGTCCGGGCGATTCACCGTGAGGTCCGGACGGGACCGTCATTCGTGCAGAACGTCCCGATACAGCCGTCCGAACGCCATCCTGCGCAGCGTCCCCCGCGCCGCCTCGGGTTCGTTCTGGTAGGTCGCGGCGAGTCCCTCCCCCGAAAAGGCGTGCCAGACGACGCGGTCGACGTTCTCGCCGCCCATGACCGTCACCTCTCCGTCGAACTCCCCCTTCCAGGTCTCGAACTCCTCGCGGCTCCCGTCGGTGACCGAGAGCAGCGAGGCGTAGAGCGCCTCGTGTGCCGTCGCGTACACACCGTCAGTGACGCGCTGGTCCATCTCCTTGCGGTCGAAGCCCATCGCGCGGGCGGACTCCCGTACCACCGTCGTCGCCGTCGGTGCGAGCGATCGGTAGGCCTCACGCGCCTCGTCGGTCGTCTCGGGGCGGAGCAGTCCGTGTGTCTCCATGCCCCTCGATTCCGTCCCCGTCACTACCCGTCTTCCGTTCCGGACTCGGACTCCTCGTTGCCTCCCTCCGGTCTCCCGATCATCTCGCGGGTCATCGCCTCGGCCTCGGCGAGTACCTCCTGCGCTTCGGCGTCCAGATCCGGCCTCCTCGTCGGTCCGCCGTGTGCGTCCCCCTCGGCGAGTCGTTCCTCGGTCGTCGCCTCGACCTCTCGCTCCTGCGCGTACTCGCTCACTTCGGCCCCGAGACCGGCGGGGTCGCGCTCGCCCCAGTCGGGGACGTGGTCGTCGAGCCAGGTCTCGTGTGCGTCGTCGCCGCCGATCGCGGTGAACGCGAGGTGGTTCGCCAGGTGCGCGGCGTCGCGCTGTGGTGCCTCACAGACCGGACAGGCGTAGCCCATGCCGGGTTGAGGGGGTCGAGTCGGAAAGCTCTTGACGAAAAACGGTCAGTTGCGCCGTTCGAGGACGTAGCGCTCGCCGTCGAACTCCAGCGTTGAGTCGGCGTCGGTCGAGTGCTTGCCGAGGTACTGTGCGGAGCGGATCCCGATCGACTCGGTCGGCACACTGACGCGGCCGAGCGCGCTCGTGATCAGCTCGAATCTGCTCGTGAACGGTTCGAGGAGTCCCTCGCGTCGCGTTCGTTCCATACTCCTGATACCCCTCGTTCCCTGAAGACGGTTGCGAGAATCGTGACCGCATGGCCCATAGGGTCTGTGTAGCAGTAACACTGCCCCCGTACCCGACCGAAATGTAGGAAACTGGTGAACGATGTCCGGGGTCGCCCACGGGCGGCTCAGTCGTGGATCAGGACGTCGAGGACGGTCGGCCCAGGGTCAGAAAGCGCCTCCTCGAGCGCACCCCCGAGCCCCTCCGGGTCGTCGACCAGCCGTGCGCTCGCGCCGTGGCTCTCCGCGTTCGCGACCAGGTCGACCGGCGGCTCGAACTCGGTCGCGACGAACGCGTGATCGGCCTCCTCTCCCCCGAAGATCCGCATCGTGTTGTCCTTCAGTATTCGATAATTTCGGTTGTCGGCGATTACAACTGTTAGATCGAGGTCGTGCCGCGCGGCCGTGTAGATCGCGTTCGGGTAGTAGAGGTACGAGCCATCGCCGATGAACCCGAGCACCTCGCGACCCTCCTCACCCCGCTCGTCCTCTGCGAACGCGGCGCCGATACTCGCCGGCAAGCCGTAGCCCAGCCCGCCGCTCTTGTTCCCCAGCAGCTGTCCGGGGCCGAGGTGGAGCCGTCTCCGGAGCGGTGCGCCCGCAGTGACACCCTCGTTGACCAGTAGCACCTCGCCCGCGGTCGCCGCGAGCGCCCGCGCGAGGTCGTCCTTCGAGGCGCGAGGGTCGTCGCTCTCGCCCTCGCTCCCCCCGCCTCCACGCCGGTCGAGCGCGGACTCGATCCGGCCGGTTCGAGCGGAGCGTTCGTCCTCCGAGAGTCGCTCACCGATCCTGTTCGCGAGTTCTCTCAGC
This region of Halalkalicoccus sp. CGA53 genomic DNA includes:
- a CDS encoding DUF5809 family protein; the protein is METHGLLRPETTDEAREAYRSLAPTATTVVRESARAMGFDRKEMDQRVTDGVYATAHEALYASLLSVTDGSREEFETWKGEFDGEVTVMGGENVDRVVWHAFSGEGLAATYQNEPEAARGTLRRMAFGRLYRDVLHE
- a CDS encoding FAD-binding oxidoreductase, with protein sequence MGSEAENGDQFDEFDADFLGDLIRPGDSDYDDARAVWNGMIDKHPSVIARCQDVADVIDAVEFARERDLLVAVRGGGHNAAGLGTCDDGIVINLSPMNWVNVDPDARRVRVGGGATWRDVDHATQAFGLAVPGGVVSHTGVAGLTLGGGYGHLRRAYGLTCDNLVSVDLVTADGRFLTASEDEHADLFWAVRGGGGAFGIVTAFEFEAHRIGTEVATVETWHSIEDATAAFETWRDFAETAPRTVSGEAIIWGVPEDPHFPEEHHDDPVAIITAVHSGDPEEGEDLLRPLREFGSPLFDFSGRTRYLDLQQGFDPFFPAQEHRYYQGSVYLDSLDDEVIADLLDRAETRPDPRVLYYVWNLGGAIADVPEHATAFSGREHPYLLAIDGKWDDPAEDDAVLEWARSFQRDMQVHSPGESYRNFPGLGEGEGGETQRTPARDETDDRIVEVKGQYDPTNVFSRNHGATPSESARTDGGADDE
- a CDS encoding NUDIX hydrolase — translated: MPEESDGGERGRGDRPERTVGEGEWPVVESAVEYETGWYDGGYDLVEQPNGTEKRYYWADLPPAVVVVAVAEGPAVADEGDRVGTDRERGSGRAGERVVFVEQYRPVIRQTQMELPAGIVEEGESYTEAGLRELEEETGFAAESASLLQRYWVSTGAMRHERGIVFAEGLTPVEQRLDENEFLAVRPVPVEEAVDVARTPPTNGATIDGLLLAREDGLL
- a CDS encoding rhodanese-like domain-containing protein yields the protein MEGLTMSDADESTTGGSSEEGLQLAEGSAAQPSVRDTTKVPTEAQRVRHRDSISTGYDELVRVAEATVRVYTPAEAIDLGDETQVLFVDVRGAVELSEGMISGAIHASRGHLEAHLDPDNTRYVRELDDAAEIIFYCAGGARSALAAQRAQELGFDRVGHLAGEASAWKDAGGPIRVVDNR
- a CDS encoding helix-turn-helix transcriptional regulator — its product is MDPTPDDIEFLVTSDHRVAVLDALTTGPSDRDGLRSATGASSPTMSRILTDFEERNWVEREGGTYQLTGLGEFVAERLAEFVDAMTVEHRLRDVWQWLPHEFDGFSVELFTDVEVTYPSPGYPDRLIERRIELITETATWRGVGVAMLGLRTLETSFGRFLDQGDEFQCEYIYPPEVFEELLSWGDTETIMNAADSESYTVLLHEDLPIDDRYELCLFDDRVTICCYDHELGRLQALVETTSPDVWTWAESCYERFRAEARPLGDVYERDSLPSF
- a CDS encoding DUF5810 domain-containing protein, with product MGYACPVCEAPQRDAAHLANHLAFTAIGGDDAHETWLDDHVPDWGERDPAGLGAEVSEYAQEREVEATTEERLAEGDAHGGPTRRPDLDAEAQEVLAEAEAMTREMIGRPEGGNEESESGTEDG